From Mannheimia pernigra, one genomic window encodes:
- the ppc gene encoding phosphoenolpyruvate carboxylase, translated as MSQQYSSIHNNIQILGDFLGQTIRDAQGDYILDLIESIRVLSRDSRSGDETAREQLLDKLANISNDDVLPVARAFSHFLNLTNIAEQHQTVSRHHTNKLLGSRSLDSLFLRLKSQNIPVEKVIKTVESLLIDLVLTAHPTEVTRRSLGHKHVEINKCLDLLEHDDLTESESYKIKRRLMQLIALAWHTNEIRTQRPTPIDEAKGGMAVIENSLWTAVPEFCRQLNFYLEKHFNVQYPVSLAPVRFSSWMGGDRDGNPFVTAETTRHVLRMNRWKAAELFLADIKHLNEELSITQCTPEFRTKYGDHLEPYRVVLKELRQKLANTEIYYAELLEDRISTIDEDDILTSDDQLWQPLFDCYESLQACGMRIIANGALLDCLRRISCFGLNLSRLDIRQESTRHEMAIAEITRYIGLGDYSHWTEDDKQAFLVRELNSRRPLIPHNWTPSAETKEVLDTCKIVAEQPQGVISAYVISMAREASDVLAVHLLLKEAGCKFTIPVAPLFETLGDLDHSEKVMTDLFNIGWYRGVINNYQMIMIGYSDSAKDAGMLAAGWAQYRAQEALVNLCEKYNIELTLFHGRGGTIGRGGAPAHAALLSQPPRSLKNGLRVTEQGEMIRFKLGLPAVALESLELYASAILEANIFPPPEPKQEWRDVLAKASNISCQIYRNMVRGEEDFVPYFRAATPEQELSRLPLGSRPAKRNPKGGVESLRAIPWIFAWMQNRLMLPAWLGAGQALQQLINDGNEKLLKEMCNEWPFFSTRIGMLEMVFSKADVWLAEYYDQRLVDPNLHRLGNMLRTQLQADLKTVLALAHDGQLMADLPWIAESIALRNVYTDPLNLLQVELLHRIRSQGENADPELEQALMITITGIAAGMRNTG; from the coding sequence ATGAGTCAGCAATATTCCAGCATACACAATAACATTCAGATATTAGGTGACTTCTTAGGTCAAACTATCCGTGATGCTCAAGGCGATTATATTCTTGATTTAATTGAGAGTATTCGTGTGTTATCCAGAGACTCTCGCTCTGGCGATGAAACTGCCCGTGAGCAATTATTAGACAAATTAGCCAATATTTCTAATGATGATGTTCTGCCTGTTGCTCGTGCTTTTAGCCATTTTTTAAACCTCACTAATATTGCTGAACAACATCAAACGGTTTCACGCCATCATACCAATAAATTATTAGGAAGCCGTTCATTAGATTCACTTTTTCTTCGCTTAAAATCGCAAAATATTCCAGTTGAAAAAGTAATTAAAACCGTTGAAAGCCTGCTGATTGATTTAGTTTTAACCGCCCATCCAACAGAAGTAACTCGTCGCTCCTTAGGGCATAAGCACGTTGAAATTAATAAATGTTTAGACTTGTTAGAACACGATGATTTAACCGAATCGGAGAGCTATAAAATTAAACGCCGTTTAATGCAGCTTATCGCTCTTGCGTGGCATACTAATGAGATCAGAACTCAACGTCCTACGCCTATTGATGAAGCAAAAGGCGGTATGGCAGTGATTGAAAATAGCTTATGGACCGCTGTACCTGAGTTCTGTCGCCAGCTTAATTTTTATTTAGAGAAACATTTCAATGTGCAATATCCAGTAAGCCTAGCACCTGTTCGATTTTCCTCTTGGATGGGTGGCGACCGTGATGGCAACCCATTTGTGACAGCTGAAACTACTCGCCACGTATTAAGAATGAATCGTTGGAAAGCCGCAGAGTTATTCTTAGCAGATATTAAACATCTCAACGAAGAATTATCTATTACACAATGTACACCTGAATTTCGTACTAAATATGGCGATCATTTAGAACCTTACCGTGTCGTGTTAAAAGAGTTACGCCAAAAATTAGCCAATACTGAAATTTATTATGCAGAACTCTTAGAAGATAGAATTTCTACCATCGATGAAGATGATATTTTAACGTCAGATGATCAACTTTGGCAGCCTCTATTTGACTGCTATGAATCTCTACAAGCTTGTGGTATGCGAATTATTGCAAATGGTGCATTATTAGACTGTTTACGTCGCATAAGTTGCTTTGGTTTAAATCTATCTCGTTTAGATATCCGCCAAGAAAGCACCCGTCACGAAATGGCGATTGCAGAAATTACTCGCTATATCGGATTAGGCGATTATTCGCATTGGACAGAAGATGATAAACAGGCTTTCTTAGTGCGTGAGCTAAACTCTCGTCGTCCGCTTATTCCACATAATTGGACACCAAGTGCCGAAACAAAAGAAGTGTTAGATACTTGTAAAATTGTCGCTGAACAGCCACAAGGTGTAATTTCTGCTTATGTCATTTCAATGGCACGTGAAGCATCGGATGTCTTAGCTGTCCATCTTCTATTGAAAGAAGCAGGCTGTAAATTTACCATTCCAGTTGCTCCGTTGTTTGAAACATTAGGGGATTTGGATCACAGTGAAAAAGTGATGACCGATTTATTTAATATTGGTTGGTATCGTGGTGTGATTAATAATTACCAGATGATTATGATAGGCTACTCAGATTCTGCAAAAGATGCGGGTATGTTAGCCGCAGGCTGGGCACAATATCGAGCACAAGAAGCACTGGTCAATTTATGTGAGAAATACAATATTGAGCTTACACTGTTTCACGGTCGAGGCGGAACGATTGGACGTGGCGGCGCCCCAGCTCACGCAGCCCTACTCTCTCAACCTCCTCGATCACTCAAAAATGGTTTACGAGTAACCGAACAAGGTGAGATGATTCGCTTTAAATTAGGCTTGCCTGCGGTTGCACTTGAAAGTTTAGAACTTTACGCTAGTGCTATTTTAGAAGCTAATATTTTCCCACCGCCTGAGCCAAAACAAGAATGGCGAGATGTATTAGCCAAAGCGTCTAATATTTCTTGTCAAATTTACCGTAATATGGTGCGTGGCGAGGAAGATTTCGTACCTTATTTCCGAGCGGCGACCCCAGAGCAAGAACTCTCTCGCTTACCGCTTGGCTCACGCCCTGCAAAACGTAATCCTAAAGGCGGCGTAGAAAGTTTAAGAGCTATTCCTTGGATTTTTGCTTGGATGCAAAACCGCTTAATGCTTCCTGCTTGGTTAGGCGCAGGACAAGCATTGCAACAACTGATTAATGATGGCAATGAAAAGCTGTTAAAAGAGATGTGTAACGAATGGCCATTCTTCTCAACGCGTATCGGAATGCTAGAAATGGTCTTTAGTAAAGCTGATGTTTGGTTAGCTGAATATTACGATCAACGCTTAGTCGATCCAAACCTGCACCGTTTAGGTAATATGCTTCGTACACAATTACAAGCTGATCTTAAAACCGTATTAGCACTTGCTCACGACGGTCAATTAATGGCAGATCTGCCTTGGATTGCCGAATCTATCGCACTGCGTAATGTTTATACTGACCCGCTTAACTTACTCCAGGTGGAACTTTTACACCGTATTCGTAGTCAAGGGGAAAATGCCGATCCTGAATTAGAACAAGCTCTAATGATTACGATCACAGGTATCGCAGCTGGTATGCGTAATACCGGTTAG
- the hemN gene encoding oxygen-independent coproporphyrinogen III oxidase, which yields MSEIIWDLALIQKYNHSGPRYTSYPTALEFNEHYTNDDFIAAAARYPERPLSLYVHIPFCHKLCYFCGCNKIITRHRHKVEIYLDYLEREIKTRAPLFTHRLVTQIHWGGGTPTYLDEDQSARLMQMLRSHFEISEDAEISIEMDPREIELNMLDHLQAIGFNRISMGIQDFDKEVQALVNREQDEEFIFALMKRAKELGFISTNVDLIYGLPKQNVESFMYTLQRVVELNPDRMSVFNYAHLPSRFAAQVKIKEDLLPAAETKLTILQKSIEFLGENGYKFIGMDHFAKPNDELAIAQDKGILHRNFQGYTTQEECDLLGIGVSAISLLGDTYAQNRKELQQYYADIETNGIALHKGIALTQDDCIRRDVIKALICNFKLDFAIIETQYGIDFNTYFAEDFAFLKPLAEDELLVINDDGIVVLPRGRLLIRNICLCFDVYSRQLARRQQFSRII from the coding sequence ATGTCAGAAATTATTTGGGATTTAGCCCTTATCCAAAAATATAACCATTCAGGCCCTCGTTATACCTCTTATCCAACCGCATTGGAGTTTAACGAACATTATACTAATGATGATTTTATTGCGGCGGCAGCTCGTTATCCTGAGCGACCGCTTTCGCTATATGTGCATATTCCGTTTTGTCATAAGCTATGCTATTTCTGTGGCTGTAATAAGATAATTACCCGCCATCGCCATAAGGTTGAAATCTATTTAGATTATTTAGAGCGTGAAATTAAAACCCGTGCACCATTATTTACTCACCGTTTGGTGACGCAAATTCACTGGGGTGGCGGTACACCCACTTATTTAGATGAAGATCAATCAGCACGTCTGATGCAGATGTTACGATCTCATTTTGAAATTAGCGAAGATGCTGAAATTAGTATTGAGATGGACCCGCGTGAAATTGAACTGAATATGTTGGATCACCTTCAAGCTATCGGTTTTAACCGAATCAGTATGGGAATTCAAGATTTCGACAAAGAAGTTCAAGCTTTAGTCAATCGTGAGCAAGATGAAGAGTTTATTTTTGCTTTAATGAAACGAGCAAAGGAGTTAGGATTTATTTCCACGAATGTGGATTTAATTTATGGCTTGCCAAAGCAAAATGTAGAAAGTTTTATGTACACACTACAACGTGTGGTGGAACTAAATCCAGATCGTATGAGTGTGTTTAACTATGCACATTTGCCAAGTCGCTTTGCTGCTCAAGTGAAAATTAAAGAAGACTTATTGCCAGCAGCAGAAACAAAATTAACGATTTTACAAAAATCGATCGAATTTTTAGGTGAAAATGGCTATAAATTTATCGGTATGGATCATTTCGCTAAACCAAATGATGAATTAGCCATTGCCCAAGACAAAGGTATTTTACACCGTAATTTTCAAGGCTACACCACACAAGAAGAGTGCGATTTATTAGGCATAGGCGTTTCGGCAATTAGCTTATTGGGCGATACCTACGCCCAAAACCGCAAAGAGTTACAACAATATTATGCAGATATTGAAACCAACGGTATTGCGTTGCATAAAGGCATTGCCCTTACGCAAGATGACTGTATTCGTCGTGATGTGATTAAAGCCTTGATTTGTAACTTCAAATTAGATTTTGCAATCATTGAAACGCAGTACGGCATTGATTTTAATACTTATTTTGCTGAAGATTTTGCTTTCTTAAAACCGTTAGCTGAAGATGAATTATTAGTGATTAATGATGATGGTATTGTGGTGTTACCACGAGGACGTTTATTAATCCGCAACATTTGTTTATGTTTTGATGTTTATTCAAGACAATTAGCGAGAAGACAGCAGTTCTCCCGTATTATTTAA
- a CDS encoding YacL family protein, which yields MEYQFTHSIHGVVAKCSMDHEAFARWLNTEITGNPKELEAIFVEIEKCRAAFPNHYECIFEGREYSLYFDYDEVMAKANNLDTAFDENEMEDGFQFYNEESIAFCGLDDFEKLLKAYQYFVQTYH from the coding sequence ATGGAATATCAATTTACCCATAGTATTCACGGCGTTGTGGCAAAATGTTCAATGGATCACGAAGCATTTGCCCGCTGGTTGAATACGGAAATTACGGGCAATCCGAAAGAGCTAGAAGCTATTTTTGTTGAAATTGAAAAATGTAGAGCCGCTTTTCCTAATCATTATGAATGTATATTTGAAGGTCGTGAGTACAGCCTCTATTTTGATTATGATGAGGTGATGGCAAAAGCGAATAATTTAGATACCGCTTTTGACGAGAATGAAATGGAAGATGGCTTTCAATTTTATAATGAGGAAAGTATTGCTTTTTGTGGCTTAGATGATTTTGAAAAACTGTTAAAAGCCTACCAGTACTTTGTGCAAACTTATCATTGA
- the lptD gene encoding LPS assembly protein LptD: MKQRYSLLSFAVIAACYSNYAVSDLKQQCLLGVPQFKGEVVEGDQLKMPVTIESDSAAINQPRDATYTGNVTIKQGNRSIWADQVRVEQDGENARMAYLQGNFNYQDNLIQATGTDASIYLLSKDARLSNANYQLVGRQGRGTAEYGEFGNNKRTLKNASFTSCLPDDNAWKIEANEMIQYVEEEYAEMWHARFKVLGVPVFYSPYLQFPIGDRRRSGLLVPSFERSNKNGWTYSQPFYWNIAPNMDATITPTYYSRRGWQISPAFRYLSRMGQGLVATEYMAKDSLTEYQPENNDRKRYLLHWRHIIDLLTNWRFSVDYTKVSDRRYFSDFDSAYGRSTDGYATQNFTLGYYQPNYNLSISGKKFQTFDELNIAPYRVLPQVDFNYYKHNVIKDGNVTFFAQAARFENNSKLMPKAWRFHAEPALSFPLANRYGSLNSETKLYATHYLQTKGSESTEDVKKRVSRVIPQIKLDFKTILESDKQFFSGFNQTVEPRLQYIYRPYKNQSGIGSKDQRSVSLGYDSAMLQNDYFSLFNDRRYSGLDRISSANLITAGGTTRFFNNETAEEVFNLSVGQTYYLSPSKIGDTSDNSIAKRSSSWAAESNWKFHKKWNWHGSYQYDTRLNQTALANMSLQHKPQLDKLIQLNYRYASKDYINQNLNTNRYDQSIKQVGAVLGWAVTDKVSVMTSYYHDLALKKPVEGQFSLNYNTCCWAANVYVARRLVSTPVGLPDTINNFYYDNKFGINFELRFGTNYSNGVSRMLKRGIIPYTEPYGIN, encoded by the coding sequence ATGAAACAGCGTTATAGCTTACTTTCTTTTGCTGTAATAGCAGCTTGTTACAGCAATTATGCAGTGTCTGATTTAAAGCAACAATGTTTGCTTGGTGTACCTCAATTTAAAGGAGAAGTGGTTGAGGGCGATCAGCTTAAAATGCCTGTTACTATTGAATCAGATAGTGCTGCGATTAATCAGCCTCGTGATGCGACCTATACTGGTAACGTAACGATCAAACAGGGCAATCGTTCGATTTGGGCAGATCAAGTTCGAGTTGAACAAGATGGCGAAAATGCTCGTATGGCATATTTGCAAGGTAACTTTAATTATCAAGATAATTTGATTCAAGCCACAGGAACGGATGCCAGCATTTATCTTTTATCAAAAGATGCGAGATTAAGTAATGCGAACTATCAATTAGTAGGCAGACAAGGTCGAGGTACAGCGGAATATGGTGAGTTTGGTAACAATAAACGTACGCTAAAAAATGCGAGTTTTACCTCTTGTTTACCAGATGATAATGCTTGGAAAATTGAAGCTAATGAGATGATTCAATATGTGGAAGAGGAATACGCAGAAATGTGGCACGCTCGTTTTAAAGTGCTTGGCGTGCCTGTTTTTTATTCGCCTTACCTGCAATTCCCGATTGGCGATCGCCGTCGCTCAGGTTTACTCGTTCCAAGTTTTGAGCGTTCAAATAAAAACGGTTGGACTTATTCACAACCATTTTATTGGAATATTGCACCGAATATGGATGCAACTATTACACCAACATATTACTCTCGTCGTGGCTGGCAAATTAGTCCAGCGTTTCGCTATTTAAGCCGAATGGGTCAAGGCTTAGTCGCAACAGAGTATATGGCAAAGGATAGTTTAACTGAATACCAGCCAGAAAATAATGATCGTAAGCGTTATTTACTTCATTGGCGTCATATAATCGATTTATTAACGAATTGGCGTTTCTCTGTAGATTATACCAAAGTAAGTGATAGGCGTTATTTCTCTGATTTTGATTCTGCTTATGGTAGAAGTACAGATGGTTATGCAACTCAGAATTTTACATTAGGGTATTATCAGCCAAACTATAATTTGTCGATTTCAGGAAAAAAATTCCAAACGTTTGATGAATTAAATATTGCACCTTACCGTGTGCTTCCACAAGTTGACTTTAACTACTATAAGCATAATGTCATTAAAGATGGTAATGTGACATTTTTCGCTCAAGCAGCTCGTTTTGAAAATAATAGTAAACTTATGCCAAAAGCGTGGCGTTTCCATGCTGAGCCAGCGTTGAGTTTCCCATTAGCTAATCGCTATGGTAGTTTGAATTCAGAAACAAAGTTGTATGCAACGCACTATTTGCAAACTAAAGGGAGTGAAAGCACGGAGGATGTTAAGAAGCGTGTAAGCCGTGTAATCCCTCAAATTAAATTAGATTTCAAAACTATTTTAGAATCAGATAAACAGTTTTTCTCTGGCTTTAATCAAACGGTTGAGCCAAGATTGCAATATATTTACCGTCCATATAAAAATCAAAGTGGTATTGGCTCTAAAGACCAGAGAAGTGTGAGTTTAGGTTATGATTCCGCTATGTTGCAAAATGATTATTTCTCGCTGTTTAACGATCGTCGCTATAGTGGTTTAGATCGAATTTCTTCGGCAAATTTAATTACAGCTGGTGGAACAACTCGATTCTTTAATAATGAAACGGCTGAAGAAGTGTTTAACTTGAGTGTAGGTCAAACATATTATTTAAGCCCATCAAAAATTGGCGATACATCAGATAACAGCATTGCAAAACGTTCTTCCTCATGGGCTGCAGAATCTAACTGGAAGTTCCATAAAAAATGGAACTGGCATGGTAGTTATCAATACGACACCCGCTTAAACCAAACTGCTTTGGCGAATATGTCATTACAACATAAGCCTCAATTAGATAAATTGATTCAGCTTAACTATCGTTATGCAAGCAAGGATTACATCAATCAAAACTTAAATACGAATAGATATGATCAATCTATCAAACAAGTTGGTGCGGTATTGGGCTGGGCGGTCACGGATAAAGTGTCAGTAATGACGAGCTATTATCATGATCTTGCATTGAAGAAACCTGTTGAAGGGCAATTTTCTTTAAATTATAACACTTGCTGTTGGGCTGCGAATGTGTATGTTGCTCGCCGTTTAGTATCAACACCAGTTGGTTTGCCTGATACCATTAATAATTTCTACTACGATAATAAATTTGGCATTAACTTTGAGTTACGCTTTGGCACAAACTATAGTAACGGTGTTTCAAGAATGTTAAAACGTGGAATAATTCCTTACACCGAGCCTTACGGTATTAACTAA
- a CDS encoding TPM domain-containing protein has product MGLLSFLSNQLPIDTHLIKQAITHLEQHTSAELRVVVERKAKIKKMQNAAIVRANQLFDELNMQETAQRNGVLIYLSFKPHYVAVIGDEGIHQKVGDDFWQKIYQAMCTHCQNQHYTQAICDAIKSVEEPLAYYFPYQEDDKNELSNEVVIK; this is encoded by the coding sequence ATGGGACTACTTTCTTTTCTTTCTAATCAATTGCCTATTGATACTCATCTTATCAAACAGGCTATCACTCATTTAGAGCAGCATACTTCTGCAGAATTGCGTGTTGTGGTAGAGCGAAAAGCCAAAATCAAGAAGATGCAAAATGCTGCTATTGTGCGAGCAAATCAACTGTTTGATGAATTGAATATGCAAGAGACCGCACAGCGTAACGGAGTGCTGATTTATCTCTCATTTAAACCCCATTATGTTGCGGTCATTGGCGATGAAGGCATTCATCAAAAAGTGGGGGATGATTTCTGGCAAAAAATTTATCAGGCAATGTGCACTCATTGCCAAAACCAACATTATACTCAAGCCATTTGTGACGCTATTAAAAGTGTGGAAGAGCCTTTAGCCTACTATTTTCCTTATCAAGAAGATGATAAAAACGAGCTGTCTAATGAGGTGGTGATTAAATGA
- a CDS encoding DUF2489 domain-containing protein — MLKIFLIVLAALILISMAGYAIHLMMKVKRQKRREQELIEKAKQSQKERYLRILESIDIISRAMISEQCDLSEGVLRLKPLLDVLGKKLSYYNAMWSLYQVVENMPILEERKNLKRNERMKLDLEREVKEAELETEIKIESEQLLKNVEAMRKAV, encoded by the coding sequence ATGCTAAAAATATTCTTGATTGTGCTTGCGGCCCTCATTTTGATTTCAATGGCAGGCTATGCTATTCACTTAATGATGAAAGTGAAGAGACAAAAAAGGCGTGAGCAAGAGTTGATTGAAAAAGCGAAACAATCACAAAAAGAGCGTTACCTTCGTATTTTAGAGAGCATTGATATTATTAGCAGAGCAATGATTTCTGAACAATGTGATCTTTCTGAAGGGGTTTTACGTTTAAAGCCATTATTAGATGTACTAGGCAAAAAATTAAGCTACTATAATGCGATGTGGTCGTTATATCAAGTGGTTGAAAATATGCCGATTTTAGAAGAACGCAAAAATTTAAAACGTAATGAACGAATGAAACTTGATTTAGAGCGAGAAGTAAAAGAAGCTGAGCTTGAAACAGAAATTAAAATCGAGAGTGAGCAATTATTAAAAAATGTGGAAGCAATGAGAAAGGCAGTCTAA
- the yihI gene encoding Der GTPase-activating protein YihI has protein sequence MSRTKKTRRITDIMPARKADKPAKPTPKLGGGKKLKLTRYELDVLAREEKRKRKHKGLPTGSRNVDSTEQKKAVVKEVKDPRIGSRKKVPLMVEFVNQPEKGRTIKPVPVEAVKPVLSPEQELEQLENNECLNQLLDDLEAGKTLSSEDQKFMNECLDRIDELMTELGIEFEDEESDNGDALLRQFETMDINKFR, from the coding sequence ATGAGCCGTACTAAAAAAACACGCCGCATTACTGATATTATGCCAGCAAGAAAAGCCGATAAACCAGCGAAGCCAACACCTAAATTAGGTGGCGGCAAAAAATTGAAACTCACTCGTTATGAGTTAGATGTGTTAGCCCGTGAGGAAAAACGTAAACGTAAGCATAAGGGTTTGCCAACAGGTTCTCGTAATGTGGATTCTACAGAGCAGAAAAAAGCGGTAGTGAAAGAGGTAAAAGATCCACGTATTGGTAGTCGTAAAAAAGTCCCACTGATGGTGGAATTTGTAAATCAACCAGAGAAAGGGCGTACTATTAAGCCTGTGCCTGTAGAGGCGGTAAAACCAGTTCTTTCACCAGAGCAAGAGTTGGAGCAATTAGAAAATAACGAGTGTTTAAATCAATTATTAGATGATTTAGAAGCAGGTAAAACGTTATCTTCTGAAGATCAGAAATTTATGAATGAGTGTCTAGATCGTATCGATGAGTTGATGACGGAGCTTGGCATTGAATTTGAAGATGAAGAGAGTGATAACGGTGATGCGTTATTACGCCAATTCGAAACTATGGATATTAATAAATTCCGTTAA
- a CDS encoding LemA family protein, producing the protein MKKIFWILLIAVLAVGGYSLTKYNELMRAEEDINSVWGNVESAYQRRADLIPNLVNTVKGQANFEKETLTSVIEARAKATAVTVDPSNVTEEQMAKFQEAQQGVNSALSRLLVSVERYPELKAHDAFLNLQAQLEGTENRINVERNNFNEKVKEYNKKVREFPTKLAAMMMGFKTKPQFKSEAGSDKAPTVNFN; encoded by the coding sequence ATGAAAAAGATTTTTTGGATTTTATTGATCGCAGTGCTTGCAGTGGGTGGTTATTCATTAACAAAATATAACGAATTAATGCGTGCGGAAGAAGACATTAACTCTGTATGGGGGAATGTGGAATCAGCTTACCAACGCCGTGCTGATTTAATTCCGAACTTAGTCAACACAGTAAAAGGTCAAGCTAACTTTGAGAAAGAAACATTAACTTCTGTGATTGAAGCTCGTGCAAAAGCAACCGCTGTAACAGTTGATCCAAGCAATGTCACCGAAGAGCAAATGGCAAAATTCCAAGAAGCTCAACAAGGCGTAAACTCAGCGCTATCTCGTTTATTAGTTTCAGTAGAAAGATACCCTGAATTAAAAGCTCACGATGCATTTTTAAATCTTCAAGCACAATTAGAGGGCACCGAAAACCGCATTAATGTTGAACGTAATAACTTTAATGAAAAAGTGAAAGAATACAACAAAAAGGTGCGTGAGTTCCCAACTAAATTAGCCGCGATGATGATGGGATTTAAAACCAAACCACAATTCAAATCTGAAGCGGGTTCAGATAAAGCACCAACAGTAAACTTTAACTAA
- a CDS encoding TPM domain-containing protein, giving the protein MMKSICNIFTQFNRLLFILLTAFSINAVAVTYPDPPDPFYYITDYTKNTLSQQEWRILEDALIANRANTSSQIAVVIVPSTEGEAVSTYAHTLFNKWGIGRSQNNENNGILLLIAKNDRKLFIATGRGLEGALPDAIASSIIRNEITPFFKQEQYAAGIARGLSAIMAAINDEYAPYASDENEAQEFDGLFFFLFAAMVIFLIFRPRNHTYISPSSMDQLGRVLRESQHRNGGFGRHSGGFGSSFGSGDSFGGGSSGGGGAGGSW; this is encoded by the coding sequence ATGATGAAATCCATTTGCAACATTTTTACCCAATTCAACCGCTTGTTATTTATTCTACTGACAGCATTTAGCATAAATGCAGTGGCGGTAACCTACCCTGATCCACCCGATCCGTTTTATTACATTACGGATTACACAAAAAATACGCTAAGCCAGCAAGAATGGCGAATCTTGGAAGATGCGTTAATTGCAAACCGAGCCAACACCAGCTCACAAATTGCAGTAGTGATTGTGCCAAGCACAGAAGGAGAAGCCGTTTCTACCTATGCTCACACATTATTCAACAAATGGGGAATTGGGCGTAGCCAAAATAACGAAAACAATGGTATTTTGTTACTGATTGCCAAAAACGACCGCAAGCTCTTTATTGCGACAGGGAGAGGTTTAGAAGGTGCGTTACCTGATGCTATCGCATCAAGCATTATCCGTAATGAAATCACGCCATTTTTCAAGCAAGAGCAATATGCTGCTGGAATTGCTCGCGGATTATCCGCCATTATGGCAGCCATTAACGACGAATATGCACCTTACGCCAGCGACGAGAACGAAGCACAAGAATTTGATGGGCTATTTTTCTTCCTGTTTGCCGCAATGGTGATTTTCCTCATATTCCGCCCACGCAATCATACCTACATTAGCCCAAGCTCAATGGATCAACTGGGAAGAGTGTTAAGAGAAAGCCAACATAGAAATGGTGGTTTCGGCAGACATTCAGGAGGGTTTGGCAGCAGCTTCGGCAGTGGCGATAGTTTTGGGGGCGGTTCATCAGGCGGTGGTGGTGCTGGCGGAAGCTGGTAA